DNA from Aggregatimonas sangjinii:
GGTCTACATTGTTGAGGCGGCCAACGGTAAAGGAGAAACCAAAGAGGGAGCGAAAATTATTGATGATGCCATCGCGGTTTTTGACGACCTTATCGTAAAGATAAACGACCGTAAGGTAGAAAATAGAAAAAAGCATTTGAAAAGTGTTCGAACCGAATTGGAATCGAAGGCAAAAGGCTTGGTTGAAGAAATCAACAAGTTATAACCAATCTTAGTTGACAAGAAAACGCCCTGACTTACCAGCAGGGCTTTTTTTATACTAAACTTAGGCGGTTCTCGTTATTGTCCGAAATTATTTTTTCAATCGTTCTCTTAACAACTTCCCGTATTTTGAATCTGCAATTTCAGGAGTAAGCGATTTACTGATCGAGTCTAAATATTTAGGATTGGCGTCCGCCACTTCAAAAAGAGCAATATAAGGGGCGACATGCGAATCTTTATGGTTTAGGGCAAAGTTCAGCGCAAAAGCATAGGTCAGCTGTATATTTCGGTCGCTCTTTTTCCTGAGGCTGTCCAGTTGCAACGAATCTAGGGGTATTTCTGTATTGCCTGCCTGCTGCATCAACTTCATGTTGCGGATGTTCATTTGTGAAAGCGAGGTTTTGAACTCCTCTAGGGTCATATTGCTTTCAGAGCCTTCAATTTTAGCGCCTTGGTCGAATCTGTCCCACTTAGTATTAATGGTGATTATCCCAGGTTCACCAAAGAACGTGATTCGATCGTTCACTTCGTTGTTATCATTTTTGCTCAGGTAGAGATAGAAAATCTCGGGACTTTCAATTGGTGTGCTTAAAGAGAAATTACCATCCCCATCTATTTCCAAAGAATCTTTGGTCACCAAAACCGAGTCGGAAACGTGCTGTAGATATAACATTCCTTTCTTTAGGCCTTTGATGTTGCCCGATACGGTCATGGTCTTGGCGGGATCGTCTCCGCACGACCCTAAGAATGCAATAAGCAATAAGAGTAAAAAATAATTTCTCATGATTGTTTTTTGGTAGGGCAAATATGCGGAAACTTTAGCTAATCTTAAACTTTTGAAGCGACTTCCATAAGTAGTGCACATAGATATGCACCCCCAGTACCGACAACATACCCAAAAACGGCCAACAGGATACCGACGGAGGTCAGCGAAGGATGAAATTCTGCAGCGACTACGGGAGCCGATGCCGCACCACCCACGTTCGCTTGACTTCCCACGGCTAAAAAGAAAAATGGCGCTTTGATCAGTTTGGCCACCAAAATAAGTAGACCTGCGTGAACCGAAATCCAAATGAACCCAATAAGGATAAGACCGGGATTTTCAAGAACCTTACTTAAGTCCATTTGCATGCCGATGGTCGCCACGAGAATGTAAATGAACATTCCACCGATTTTACTGGCACCTGCCCCTTCATAGTTTTTGGCTTTTGTGAAGGACAGGGTGATACCAATGACGGTTGCACAGACGACCATCCACAGGAACGTCGAGCCCAAAGAGGACAAGATTTGGGTCTTGTCCCGAATTACTTCGAAGGTGTTTTTTAGCAGTTCCGAAAACGTATTGCCGAAGAAATGGGAAACCCCCACGGCGGTAAACGCGATGGCCAACATAATGATGTAGTCGTGAAGTGTCGCTACCCTAGTAATTTTTTTAGTATGGGCGGTAACTTTTTCTTTAAGGATTTCGATGGAGGAGGTATCTGCGCGCAACCAGTT
Protein-coding regions in this window:
- a CDS encoding DUF819 domain-containing protein; translated protein: MSEIDPTQPLIADDTIVFGLLALCLGFVFYTSSIKTGFWKKFYGIVPTVLMCYLLPGILTSLGIISDETSNLYFVASRYLLPAALVLMTLSIDLKAIANLGSKALIMFFTGTAGIIIGGPLAILIVSVFSPETVGGVGPDAVWRGLSTIAGSWIGGGANQAAMFEIFEYNPDKFGGMVLVDIVIANIWMAILLLGIGKTKQIDNWLRADTSSIEILKEKVTAHTKKITRVATLHDYIIMLAIAFTAVGVSHFFGNTFSELLKNTFEVIRDKTQILSSLGSTFLWMVVCATVIGITLSFTKAKNYEGAGASKIGGMFIYILVATIGMQMDLSKVLENPGLILIGFIWISVHAGLLILVAKLIKAPFFFLAVGSQANVGGAASAPVVAAEFHPSLTSVGILLAVFGYVVGTGGAYLCALLMEVASKV
- a CDS encoding DUF4369 domain-containing protein → MRNYFLLLLLIAFLGSCGDDPAKTMTVSGNIKGLKKGMLYLQHVSDSVLVTKDSLEIDGDGNFSLSTPIESPEIFYLYLSKNDNNEVNDRITFFGEPGIITINTKWDRFDQGAKIEGSESNMTLEEFKTSLSQMNIRNMKLMQQAGNTEIPLDSLQLDSLRKKSDRNIQLTYAFALNFALNHKDSHVAPYIALFEVADANPKYLDSISKSLTPEIADSKYGKLLRERLKK